Sequence from the Pedobacter sp. D749 genome:
TGGATTATGGTTGCGTAAATTGGGTTAAAAACACCGCAAAACAATACCAGTTCGATCAGGTTGATGTCCGTAAAGGCGATGTTTTCAAGTTATTAAAACAAATGACCGGCGCTTACGACCTCATCTTTGCCGATCCGCCCTACAATATGCCAAACATACCGCAGATACCGGTGATGGTTAAAGAGCAACAATTGCTTAAACCCGATGGCTTACTCGTTGTAGAGCACCAAAGTAACATGAAGCTAAACAGCCAGCCGGGTTATACCGAAACAAGGAAATATGGAAATTCTTCTTTTAGTTTTTTCGAATTTAGTTAAATTGTTCATTGGTGATTGACTCGTCTGTTCATTAGATTGATCCACGCTATACGCCAAACGCTCGGCCACAAACTATTCCTGTTTTAACTATAATAATCTATATTTGAATCATGAAGATAGCGCTATTTCCAGGCTCATTTGATCCGATCACTATTGCTCACGTAAACATATTACAACGTGCTACCCCGCTTTTCGATAAAATTGTAGTCGGTATCGGACTCAACAGTTCTAAACAGAATTTCTTAAGTGCAGAGCAGCGTTTACAGATTTTACAGACCGTTTTTAAAGGCTATGAGAATATCGAAATCCAAACTTACGAAGGTTTAACCGTAGATTTCTGCCGAAAAATAAACGCCAAATACATGGTCCGGGGCATCCGTTCAGCTGCTGATTTTGAATATGAACGGGCTATTGCACAGATCAATCAGACCATGATGCCTGAAGTAGAAACCATTTTACTTTTAAGCAAACCCGAATACTCAGCCATCAGTTCAACCATTGTCCGCGATATTTTAAGAAACCACGGCGATGTGAGCCCATTTGTACCCAAAGAGGCACTTGACTTTCTATAGCTTTTGTTAACCACAGATGCGCACGGATAAACACAGATTTAAATCCAGGTTTATCTTATTTACATTATACCCCTCTTTCAGAGTGGTATCCGTAGGACGAAGTGTTTTAACAACTGGTCTTAGCAGCAACTAGTCTTAGTGTCTCGCTAGAACGCGATTTTTTATACATAAAGCTATTTGTATTAAGATTCCCACATGATCGGAAAAGACGACCAATTTAATGGAATCTTATCTGTATTCCCCCCTTTATCTGTAGTTAAATATTATTTTTACTTAACCTGTAACGTTTTCAAAAATCGGTTACCTATTGGGTATACAATGAAAGAAACAGAAAACATATTTCTCAACCTGATCAATCAGCATAAAGGGATTATACATAAGATTTCCAAAATGTATATGAAAGATCCCGAAGAACAGCGTGATCTGTTTCAGGAAATTGTACTGCAGCTATGGAAAGCCTACCCTACTTTTAAAGGAAACAGCAAGTTTACCACATGGATGTACCGAGTGTGCCTCAATACAGCCTTAATCTATTTTAAAAAAGACAATAGAAAAGTCGATAAAGCACCATTGGATGAGAACATCGATATAATGGATGTAAACGAAAATGAAGGAAAAGAAGAAAAGCTGGCCTATTTATACGCTGCCGTTCAAGAATTAAACGCAATTGAAAAAGCATTGATCTTCCTTTTTCTGGAAAATCAATCCCATCGCGATATCGCCGAAAACCTGGGAATCAGCGCGGTAAATGCACGGGTTAAACTCAACAGAACCAAAGAAAAATTACAATTCATCATAAAGAAAAACGGTTATGAATTTTGACGATTTAAAAAACGAATGGAATGCTGAAAATCCTGAGGGAAGCAACATTTCTACCGATATGCTTAAAATAAGACAGGCGCACACCCCTATCGATAAAATCAGGGCAAAAATGAAACATGAATTTTTCTATCAACTGTTTTTTTTGGGGTTTATGGCCTTAATACCTCATTTTTTTGGTTTTTCAACTACTGTTAATCGGGTATACCTCATCACTTATGCCATTACCTGTGGTTTTACGGCTTACTATTTCTTTAAATTTTATGTATTCTATAAAAACTCTTACGATATGAGTATGGACACCCGCAAAAATATCCTCTGGTTCTATTACGAAATGAAACTGAACATTGAGCTATACAAAGCTTTAACTTACATTGTGGCCTTTATTTCAGTAGGGTTTCTTGCTGCCTTTTTATTTATAGAAAAAGCTTGGTTTTTTACAAGCATTTTAGGCAAGTTGTCGCCAGTATATATCCTGCTTAACTGTTTCATTACCATCCTGATTATCGGTGCCATTACTGAACTATGGGCATGGTTTTATTACGGAAAAT
This genomic interval carries:
- the coaD gene encoding pantetheine-phosphate adenylyltransferase, with translation MKIALFPGSFDPITIAHVNILQRATPLFDKIVVGIGLNSSKQNFLSAEQRLQILQTVFKGYENIEIQTYEGLTVDFCRKINAKYMVRGIRSAADFEYERAIAQINQTMMPEVETILLLSKPEYSAISSTIVRDILRNHGDVSPFVPKEALDFL
- a CDS encoding RNA polymerase sigma factor yields the protein MKETENIFLNLINQHKGIIHKISKMYMKDPEEQRDLFQEIVLQLWKAYPTFKGNSKFTTWMYRVCLNTALIYFKKDNRKVDKAPLDENIDIMDVNENEGKEEKLAYLYAAVQELNAIEKALIFLFLENQSHRDIAENLGISAVNARVKLNRTKEKLQFIIKKNGYEF
- a CDS encoding RsmD family RNA methyltransferase, whose protein sequence is MRIIGGKLKGIRLQPPANLPVRPTTAMAKEALFNILNNKYDFETCAVLDLFCGTGNLTFEFASRGSESILAVDMDYGCVNWVKNTAKQYQFDQVDVRKGDVFKLLKQMTGAYDLIFADPPYNMPNIPQIPVMVKEQQLLKPDGLLVVEHQSNMKLNSQPGYTETRKYGNSSFSFFEFS